The nucleotide window CGATTGCACAACAGTGTGTTGCGAGTGCCTACCTTTTTACGATCCGCCTGAGGCCTTAGCTAAGGACAACACCGAACCAGGCAGGCTAGGCGCATCAAAGCCGCCAATGCCGACAGCAAGATGACCGAAAGGGAACCCAGATGGGACGTTTGATTGACGGAAAATGGTCGACCCAGTGGTATGACACCGCCAATACCGGCGGCAAATTCGTGCGCAGCCAGGCCGGCTTCCGCAACTGGGTCACTGCCGATGGCGCCCCCGGCCCCAGCGGCGATGGTGGCTTTGTTGCCGAGGCCGACCGCTATCACCTCTATGTGTCCCTGGCCTGTCCATGGGCGCACCGCACGCTGATTTTCCGCAAACTCAAGGAGCTGGACAAGCTTATCTCCGTTTCGGTCGTGTCACCCAAAATGCCCGACGAGACCGGCTGGAGCTTCAAGACCGAAGAAGGCTCGACCGGCGATGCGCTGTTCGGCAAGGACACCCTTTGGCAGGTCTATACCCAGGCGGTGCCCGACTATACCGGTCGTGTCACCGTGCCCGTGCTCTGGGACAAAAAGACCGGCACCATCGTTTCCAATGAGAGCTCGGAAATCATCCGCATGTTCAATTCGGCCTTCAACGAATTGACCGGCAATACCGAGGATTACTATCCCGAAGCCCTGCGCGAAAAGATCGACGCCATCAATGCCCGCGTCTATGACGACATCAATAATGGCGTCTACAAGGCCGGCTTCGCCACCACGCAGGAGGCCTATGACGAGGCCGTCTCACGGCTTTTCGATGCGCTGGACTGGGTCGAGGACCTCTTGGGCGAGACCGCCTATCTGACCGGGGACACCATCACCGAGGCCGACTGGCGCCTCTTCACCACACTGGTGCGCTTCGACGCCGTCTATGTCGGCCACTTCAAATGCAACCGCAAGCGCATCGCCGACTATCCCAACCTCAGCCACTATTTAAAGGCGCTCTATGAGGTTCCGGGGGTCAAGGAAACGGTCGATCTCGACCATATCCGCACCCATTATTACTGGAGCCATACCACGATCAATCCGCATCGGATCATCCCGATTGGACCCGAACTGCCGTTTCTGGATTGATGCAAAATGGGCGGCCCCTGCGCCCCCTCTCCCTCTGGGGGAGAGGGTTGGGGTGAGGGGGCCTGATGGCGAACACATCGCCATGGGAAGGCCCCCTCACCCGGCGCGACGCGCCGACCTCTCCCCCAAGGGAGAGGTGAAGGGCCCTCAATATCCCCAGACCGTCCGCTTCTCCACGCCATCGAAATATTCGTCGATCCGCTGGCTCGTCGCCGGGGTCACCTTTTCGGGCAGGTCGTGGCGATCGAACCAGCCGACCTCGGCAATTTCGTGGTCCGGCTTGCGCTCGAATTCGTGGGCGAAGCTCTTGGCCACATAAAAGGCCACGTGGTCCCGGTTCGTGACGGGACTGGTATTGTGGTAAAGTCCGAACAATTCCATCGGCCCGGTCACCCGATAGCCGGTCTCTTCCAGCGTTTCGCGCGCTCCTGCCTCGGCAAAGGTTTCCCCCGGGCCGACGCCGCCACCGGGAAATTGCCAGCCCGGGACATAGGTGTGGCGGATCAGCAAGACCTTGTCGCCATCCACCACCATTACCCGCGTCCCCACCGTCATGCGGTGCCAGAGCCCCTTGAGCGTCAGGAATACCTTGGCGCGCACGCGCTGAAAGCGATTCATCATTGGCCGCATCTCCTTTTGACCACTGGGTATCAGAGCTTGATCCGCGACAAAATCGTGCACTGTGTCGATTGAACGTTTTCTTGCACGAGCCGTTCTGGCAAAACCCCTCGCGATGATCACCCTGGCGCACATCTCCGACATCCACCTCTCACCCATGCCCGAGGTGGGTTTTGGCGATCTGCTGGGCAAGCGGTTGACCGGCTTTCTCAATTGGAAGCTGAAGCGCCACGGCGAGATGAATACCGAAACGCTGTCCCGGCTGGTCAGCCATATGCGGGACCAGCAGGCCGATTTCACCGCCGTGACCGGCGATTTGACCAATCTGGCGCTCAATAGCGAAGTGGAACGCGCCGGCCGCTGGTTGCGCGATCTCGGCAGCGCCGAGCGGACGGCCGTCTGCCCCGGCAATCACGACGCCTATGTGCCCGGCGCGCTCGAATATGCCCAGAACGTTTGGGGCGATTACCTCAGGGGCGAGACGATCGAAGGCCAGGCCTTTCCCTTTGTCCGCCGCATTGGGGAAATGGCCATTGTCTCCTGCTCCAGCGCCGTGCCCACCCCGCCCTTCTTCGCCATCGGCCGGTTCGAGGAAAAACAGGCCGCTCGCCTGGCCCGTATCCTCAAGCTGCTTGGCGATGCCGGTTATTTCCGCGTGGTGCTCATTCACCACCCGCCCAATGCCGAATTGCAGCATCCCAGCTTCGGTCTCAAAGGCCACCGCATCTTCCGCCGCGTCATCGCCGAAGAGGGCGCCGAACTGGTCCTGCACGGACACACGCACCGCTCCTCCATCCACCACATTCCCGGCAAAACCCATGAAGTGCCGGTAATCGGCGTCGCCGCTGCCAGCGCCGCCCAGGGCGGAACGCTCGACGATCCGGCCCGCTATAACCTCTTCCGCATAGAAAAATCCGGCGAAGAATGGCGCTGCACCATGCGCGAATACGGCTTCCAGCGCCTGGGCGCCGACATCGTCATGCGCATGCAGATGCGGATCTACTGACCCACCCTGTCCGTTATGTTCTCTTTCGCAGACTGTTGAGCTTCGTTCGGTACTTAAGGCCGAGCCGGAGCCGGCAACCACGACGACAAATAACGGAAGTGATCCTGGCTTGCCCGGCGCGGACGAACTTGCTTCTATCTGTTGGCCTATTTGACCTGAGCCTCAAGGTCATCGGGGGGTCAGAGAGCCTCGATCACCGTGCACTGAGGCCGGACGTTTGGTGTGAAATGCCCAGGTGCCAAGCCCCTATGTTCGCACCGTCTGTTCAGCCAGATACTGTCCAGTCAACGAGTGCTTGAACTTGACCAGGTCCGCCGGCACGCCTTCGAACTGCACCTTGCCGCCGTCATGACCGGCGCCGGGGCCCATATCAATGATCCAGTCCGCACGCGAGATGACATCCAGATTGTGCTCGATGACAACCACGGTAGAACCAGCGTCAACGAGCCGGTCAAACAGGCCGATCAACGTATCGACGTCATTCATGTGCAGGCCCGTCGTTGGCTCGTCGAGCACATAGATATTGCCCTTCTTGCCCAGCTCGGCCGCCAGCTTCAGGCGTTGCCGTTCCCCGCCCGAGAGGGTCGAGAGCGGCTGGCCGAGGGTCAGATAGCCCAGGCCGACATCGACCAGGCCCTGCACAGTCTTCTTCAGCGTCGGTTCGGTGAAATAGGTGGTGGCCTCTTCGATGCTCATCTCATAGACATCGGCGATAGACTTGCCGCGCAGCTGATGGGCGAGCACCTCGGGCAGGAAGCGCTTGCCCTCACAGGTCTCGCAGGTGGTGATCATCGGATCGAGATGGGCCAGGTCGGTATAGATCACCCCAAGCCCGTTACAGTCCGGGCAGGCGCCCTTGGAATTGGCCGAGAACAGCGAGGCTTCGACGCCATTTTCCTTTGCAAAGGCCTTGCGCACGCCATCGAGCAGGCCGGTATAGGTGGCGGTGTTGGAACGGCGCGAACCGCGCGCCAGGTTCTGGTCGATGATGATGGTTTCGGGATAGGCCTTGGGCAGACACCCCTGAATGAGGCTGGACTTGCCCGAACCGGCCACGCCGCTCACCACCGTGAGGACCCCTCGCGGGATATTCACAGACACATCCTGCAGATTGTTGATCTTGCCGTGCTCGATCCGAAGCTGATCGCCCGACGCTTTGCGCACCTGGGTCTTGATCGACTGGTGCTTTTTCATGTGCCTGCCGGTGAGCGTGCTAGAGGTCAGCAGACCCGGATAATCGCCTTCATAGACCACTTCGCCGCCGCGTGAGCCGGCATGCGGACCCATATCGACGACGTGATCAGCGATGGCGATCATGTCGGGCTTGTGCTCGACGATCAGCACGGTATTGCCCTTGTCGCGCAGTTGGGTCATCAGCGTGGCCAGGCTCCCCACATCATGCGGGTGCAGCCCCACCGAGGGCTCGTCAAAGACATAGGTGATGTCGGTCAGCGACGAACCGAGATGCCGCACCATCTTGACCCGTTGGCTTTCGCCGCCTGACAGGGTCGAACTTTCCCGGTCCAGGCTGAGATACCCCAGGCCGATGGTGACCAGGTTTTCGAGCCGCAGCGCCAGAGCTTCCAGCATGGGGCCGACCTGCGGCGCGTCAATGGCCCTGATGAAAGGCGCTAGATCGGACACCTGCATGGCCGAGAGATCGGCAATAGACTTGCCATTGACCAGGCTGGTCCTTGCGCTCTCATTGAGGCGCGTGCCGGAGCATGCTGGACAGGTCGCGCGCGTGAATATCTTTTCATATTCGCGCAGCACATGCGGCTGCAGGTTTTCCGGATCCTTGGACCCCAGGCCTTTCTTGAGTTTGGCAACGACGCCCTCATAGGTCAGGCCGATTTTGCCGACCTTGACCTTGCGCCCATCATCGAGGTGGAGAAGGTTCTGCCGCTCTTCTTCGGAATAATCCTTGATCGGCTTGTCGAGATCGAACAGGCCGGAATTAGCGTAGATCTCCCAATACCAGCTGTCGACGGCGAAGTCCTTAGGCAGCAACGCGCCGCCCTTGAGGGATTTGCTCTCATCGATGACGGCCGACATGTCCATGGCCGCGACCTGTCCGATACCCTCGCAATCCGGGCACATGCCGCGTGGATCGTTGTAGGAATAGAGACCCGGCGGTCCGAGCCTGGGTTCGGCCAGGCGTGAGAACAGCACCCGCAACATTTGCGCCGCGTCGGTCACCGTCGCAACGGTGGACCGGGAATTGCCGCCCAGGCGTTGCTGGTCGACAATGATGGCAGCCGAGATGTTCTCGAGTTGGTCGGCGTCCGGCTGGCCATAGCTGGGCATGAATTGCTGCACGAAGGCCGGATAGGTTTCGTTGATCAGCCGCTGGCTTTCCGCCGCGATCGTGCCGAAGACCAGCGAGGACTTGCCCGAGCCGGAGACACCGGTAAAGACGGTGATACGCCGCTTGGGAATGTCGAGCGAGACATTCTTGAGATTGTTCTCGCGCGCCCCGCGGATGCGGATGGCCCCATAAAGATCGTCCTGCAATGTCGTCTCCCGATAGGTAGGTCATTCACTCAGCGTCAAACCGACACAAACGCCTCATCCTTCGTCTTCGCCGGGCCTGTCCCGGCAATTCAACTAGAGAAGGCGTGGACCACCGGGACAAGCCCGCTGGTGACGGTGGGTTTAATTCCATTCAGATACTGGCCTTGCGGATGGCATTAGCGCCGATGGCCAATCCGACCAGCAGGGTTCCGGCCACAACCAGCGTGCCGCAAAGCACGGTCAAATTGAGCATCTGGCCGATGAACAGCGCCCGCTCCGCCTCGATGAGATAGGTCAGCGGGTTGAAGCGGCTGGCAATGTAGAGCCAGTCCGGCCCGGTTTCGAGCGGCAGAAGCACGCCGCCCAAAAGCATCAGCGGCAGGGCCACCGACTGGCTGACCATGTAGAACAGAGACGTATTGTCCTTGGCCGCAATGGCCAAGGCATAGGACAGAGCCGCGACGCCCACGCCGAAAAGGCCGAGCAGGATGAGGCCATAGAGCATTTCAATGGGATAGAGCTTCAGGCCAAAGGGAATGGCGATGACGATCATCACCACGGCCTGGAAGAAGAGCGGGAACATCTCTTTCAGCGCCCGGCCCATGAGCAAAGCCGGCCGAGACATGGGGGTGGCAAGGAACCGCTCGAGCACGCCGCTCATCAATTCCTCCGTGAGGCTCCAGCCCACCATGGCGGTACCGAACAGGGTCAGCATGACCATCATGCCGGGGATGAACCATTGCAGCGGCGAGACGCCTTCGCCGCCGACATCACCGAGCAATGGCACGAAGAGGCCGATATAGAGCAAGGGCTGCACGAGGCCGAAGGCGAGCCAGACCCAGCCGGAGATCAACGGCTTCATCTCGCGGACGAAGCTGGTCTTCACGTCGTAGAGGAAATCCATTTCTATCGCTCCTTCAGGCCACGGTGCCCTGCGCTTCACGCAGGGTGCGGCCGGTGAGGCCGAGGAAAACGTCGTCGAGTGTGGGGCGGCGGACATTGGCACTGGCAATGTCGACACCCACTTCGTGCAAGCGGCGGATGAACTCGGGCAACAGCGCCTCCCCCTCTCCCACCGTCACCTCGACCTTGCAGTCCGTGACGGCGACCTCGCGCGCCTGGGGCAGGTTCTTGGCCAGTTCGGCGGCCTTGGCCGCGTCGGAATTGGCCAGGCCAATGGTAATGCGGTCGCCCGCCAGATTGGCCTTCAATCGCGCCGGCGTGTCGTCGGCAATCAGCTGTCCGTTGTCCATCACCATGACCCGCTCGGCCATGGTGTCGGCCTCTTCGAGATAATGGGTGGTGAGGAAAATGGTCATGCCGGTCTGGCGCCGGAGCTTCAGGACATGATCCCAGAGATTGGCGCGGCTATGCGGATCGAGCCCTGTGGAGGGCTCGTCGAGGAAGAGAAGGCTGGGACTGTGCATCAGGCCGAGCGCCACGTCGAGCCGCCGCTTCTGCCCACCCGACAGGGTCGAGCCGATGCGGTCTTCCATGCCGGACAGTTCCAGCATGCCGATCAGCGCGTCGGCGCGCTTCTTCGCATCCTCCGGATGCATGCGCATGGCGGCGCCCTGGGTAAGAAGTTCGTCGCGCAGCTTGTAATATTGCCCCGCCCCGCTCCCCTGCCCGACATAGCCGATCTTGCGGCGCACACCGGCGGGATCGCCGGCAATATCGCAGCCGGCAACGCTGGCACTGCCGGAACTGGGCGGCAGGAGCGTGGTCAGCATGCGTACCGAGGTGGATTTTCCGGCACCGTTGGGGCCTAGAAAGGCCACGAGTTCCCCCTCGGCCACGTCGAGGCTCAGCCCTTTGACGGCCTCGACCGGTCCGGCCTTGGTCTTGAAGCTGCGGGTCAGGTCACATGCATTGATCATTTTCTTCCCCCTTGCGCCCCGCCGCAATGTCTCCATGCCTGCCGACACGACGTGTCAGCAGCGTCGATATCGACAGGCGCTCGACTTTTCAGATGGACCGCTATAAACTTTGTACGCCGCACAATGTTTAGCAGAACAATGTGCGGTGTAAAGAGTATTTTGAGGATGGCATGGCCGAAGACATTTCCGGCAAGGGCGACCCGCTGAGGTCACTGCTACTGCTTTGGGGCAAGACCGAACCTGGCAAGCGTGGACCCAAGAGCAAGGTCGAGCTCAAGGCGCTTGTCGCCGCAGCGGTTGAAATCGCCGACAAGGAGGGGATCGAGGCCGTGTCGACCCGCCGCGTGGCCGAAGCGGTCGGCATATCGGCTATGAGCTTTTACACGCACATACCCGACAAGGCCGTTCTCATCGACCTGATGCTCGATGCGATCGCAGCCGGGCCGGTGGATGCCCCGATGCCGGTGTTTGATCCGGCTCGCTGGCGGGACAACATCACTCTGGTCGCCACAGCCTATCGCGACTTCTATCTGCAGCATCCCTGGGCCTTACAGGTCAGCACGCATCGTCCGGTTCTGGGGCCTAATACGCTGCGCGCCTATGAGGCCATTCTCATCGCCGTGGACGGCCTTGGCCTCAGCGAGGTCGAAATGGATATGACCGTGACCCTGATCACCAATTATGTCTTTGGCGCCGTAAGGGATGTCGCCAGGGCCAATATGGTCAAGCGACAAACGGGGCTGAGCGATGACGAATGGTGGTACGCAATTGCCCCGTTTCTTGAGACCATCGATTTCTCGCCCTACCCCACCGCCGCCAGAGTGGGGCCAGTGGTCGGAGAACTCTACGGCCTGGGCGATCCCGACCTGGCCTTCACCTTTGGGCTTGAACGGCTGCTTGATGGCATTGCGGCCTTGGTCGAGGCCAGAGCCTAGTTGCTGAGAGCGAAATCCATCGAATTTATTCGTGAGCTGCCACCTTTATAGCCTAAGCGGACAGTCGGGTTTCAGGCCACACTTTGCAGCCCTACGTGACTGAAAGGGTTGCTATCCTAACGCTGGTCTGAAAGCAGCCGAGCCAGATCAGCCTGCCCGACCATTGATTTCATTGGCGTATTTTTGGCACCCTGAGCCGCTTGGCGAACGGCAATACTGTTGTTGCCCTACGGGCCCTCCTAACGCCATGCGTTAACAGCCGGGACACGACTTGCCGCCACGATGCGCGCGGACCTCTGCCATTGAGCCACCGCAGAATTCCCAGCTCATCGCTCTCGCCTGGGGCCTCTCCTGACGACGGGCAATACTGCCAAAACCGCAACAACCCTGACCGCCACCGGCTGTGTCCAGCACCCCCGGTCCACTGGCCTAGTCCCTTGACGGGGTCCACTGGTCGGCTTAGCCATAAATTCGTCACACGCACTTATTTTGACCCGGATGGTCCTCTGGGCAAAAAAATATCATATTGTAATACTAATAACTTTGACTTAAGACTCCGGTGGCGATCGCTTTTGGGAGGACGCGGTTGTCGCTGTCGCCACTCAATTGGTGGCGCTGGGGCGCGCATGCGCCAGACCCCTTATCGGTCAGCCAGAAGCGGCACAGTATGATCCCGAAAAAGGTACGTACATCAGACGACGCCAACAAGGGAGGACGTGTTGGCACTCTTGGAACTGAGTGGCGTGACCAAGGATTTCGGGCCGATTAGAGCCCTGTCCGATGTCAGCTTTGCAATCCAGCCCGGCGAAGTCGTGGGATTGATGGGAGACAATGGCGCGGGCAAGTCCACGCTGGTCAAGATCATCTCCGGCATCTACCAGCCCACCGCCGGCAGCCTGCACTTTGCTGGGGATCACGCCCATATCCACAGTCCCGGCGAGGCCCGCCGGCTGGGCATCGAGACCGTCTACCAGGACCTCGCTCTGGCCGACAACCTGACAGCGGCCGAGAACATTTTTCTCGGGCGCGAACTCAAGCGTCAGGTCGGTCCGTTCCGCTTCCTGCGCCACGCTGCGATGAATAATCGGGCCGCCGAGCTCTTCAACGAACTCAAATCCGAAACGCGCGCCGGCGACTATGTGCGCCAGATGTCGGGCGGCCAGCGCCAGGCCGTGGCCATTGCCCGGACGCGCCTCTCTGACGCCAAGCTGATCCTGATGGACGAGCCGACCGCGGCAATCTCGGTGCGGCAGGTGGCCGAAGTGCTCAACCTCATCCACCGCCTCAAGGAGGCCGGCATCGCCGTGATCCTGATTTCCCACCGCATGCCGGACGTCTTCGCGGTTTGTGAACGCGTTATCGTCATGCGCCGCGGCACCAAGGTGGCCGATAAACCCATTGCCAATTCCTCGCCCGAGGAAGTGACCGCGCTGATCACCGGCGCCAAGGAGGCCGCGTGATGACCGACGCCCATGCTTCGACCTTCACCAATGTGCGGCAGACCCGCTTCTGGCAAAAAGGGTTTCTGGCCAGCCAGTCCGCTTATGTGCTGGCAGCACTGATCGTCCTGATTGTGGTGATGAGCATTCTCTCCCCTAATTTCATGACGGGCGGCAATATCTCCAATATCACCCGCAACTTCTCCTTCATCGCCATTGCGACATTGGGAATTACGCTGGTGATCATTACCGGCGGCATTGACCTCTCGGTCGGCTCGACCATCGCCCTCTCGGCCACGGCCACGTCGCTGACCATGAATGGCCTGAACACCGTGGAGTTCTACCCCTTCCCCGGCAGCGCCCTGATCATTTCGCTGGTCGCGGGCCTTCTGGCTGCCGCTGCGGTGGGGCTGTTCAACGGGCTGGCCGTGGCCAAGCTCAAGCTCAGTCCATTCGTCACCACCCTTGGCACGCTCTCAATGGTGCGCGGCCTGGTCTATGTGGCCACCCAGGGCCGGGGCACCTTCCCCGCAGGCCCCGACAAGGAGCTGTTTCTGGCCGTCACCGCCGGCAAGATCTTCGAATTCGTTCCGGTGTCTTTCATCTATCTCATCATCTGTGCCGCTGTGATGTGGGTGGCGCTCAACCACACAGCCTGGGGCAAGCATGTCTTTGCCATCGGCAGCAATGAGAATGCGGGACGGCTGACCGGCGTCAATGTCGATCGGGTCAAGATCCAGGTCTATGTGCTGTGCTCGCTCGCTGCCGGTCTCAATGGCATCATCATTTCGGGCTGGCTCGGCTCGGCCCCTGCCAATCTGGCCACGGCCTATGAGCTGACCATCATTGCCGCGGCCGTGATTGGCGGCGCCAATCTGGCCGGCGGTGTCGGCGGGGCGGCCGGCGCCATTATTGGCTGCGTGCTTATCGAGGTGATCCGCAACGGCCTCGTCCTGGCGCGTGTCGATCCTTACTGGCAGCAGACCCTGGTGGGCGCGATCATCGTTGCCGCCGTGCTGGTGGACCGACTGCGCTCAAGCCGAAACGGCTGATCGAACAGACATCCGGAGCCGCGCAAGCGCGGCTCCAACGAGATCGGTGCTGTGGCAACGACTGCTTGCACCGAAGGGAGGCCGGCGAATGGCTCGCCGGTTCGGTTACCCGGATCAAACCATCCGGTTCATTTGAGGAGACCACTATGACCAAGACAGCCATCGTGCTCGGCACGATCGCCAGCCTGTTCCTTGGCGGCACCGCCATTGCGCAGGATAGCTATACCTTTGCCGTCGTCCCCAAGGCGATGAACAATCCGTTCTTCGACCTGACCCGCGATGGTTGCGAGGCTCGCGCCGCCGAACTGGGCAATGTCACCTGCCTCTATATCGGCCCGGTGGAACATGAAGCCACCACCCAGGCCCAGATCATCGAAGATCTGATCACCCAGGGCGTCGATGGCCTGGCCATTTCGGTGTCCGACATTGCCGCGGCCACCACTGTGATCGATCGCGCCACCGAAGCCGGCATTGCCGTGATCACCTTCGACTCCGACGCGCCCGACAGCACCCGCACCGCCTATGTCGGCACCGACAACAAGCTGTTCGGTGAAGACCTGGGCAAGCTCCTGCTGCAGATCGCGCCCGATGGCGGCACTTATGGCATGATTTCGGGTGGCGCTGCCGCTCCGAACCTTGCCCTGCGTGTCGATGGCGTGCGTGAAGCCCTGGCCGGTTCGAACTGGACCGAAGTGCCCGGTTCGCCGACCTTCTCGAACGACGACATCGCCCTGGCCGTGCAGCAGATGGGCGATCTCAAGACCGCCAATCCCGACATCAAGGCCATCGTGCCGGTCGGCGGCTGGCCCATGTTCGCGCCCGATGGCTGGAAAAACTTCGTTGACCAGTACAAGGCCGATGTCGATAGCGGTGCCCTGGCCCTTGTCGTCGCCGATACCCTGCCCCAGCAGCTCCAGCTGCTGAGCGAAGGCTATGCCCATGGCTTGGTCGGCCAGCGTCCCTATGAAATGGGCGTGGTGTCGATGG belongs to Devosia sp. XK-2 and includes:
- a CDS encoding glutathione S-transferase family protein, translating into MGRLIDGKWSTQWYDTANTGGKFVRSQAGFRNWVTADGAPGPSGDGGFVAEADRYHLYVSLACPWAHRTLIFRKLKELDKLISVSVVSPKMPDETGWSFKTEEGSTGDALFGKDTLWQVYTQAVPDYTGRVTVPVLWDKKTGTIVSNESSEIIRMFNSAFNELTGNTEDYYPEALREKIDAINARVYDDINNGVYKAGFATTQEAYDEAVSRLFDALDWVEDLLGETAYLTGDTITEADWRLFTTLVRFDAVYVGHFKCNRKRIADYPNLSHYLKALYEVPGVKETVDLDHIRTHYYWSHTTINPHRIIPIGPELPFLD
- a CDS encoding NUDIX domain-containing protein → MMNRFQRVRAKVFLTLKGLWHRMTVGTRVMVVDGDKVLLIRHTYVPGWQFPGGGVGPGETFAEAGARETLEETGYRVTGPMELFGLYHNTSPVTNRDHVAFYVAKSFAHEFERKPDHEIAEVGWFDRHDLPEKVTPATSQRIDEYFDGVEKRTVWGY
- a CDS encoding metallophosphoesterase, yielding MITLAHISDIHLSPMPEVGFGDLLGKRLTGFLNWKLKRHGEMNTETLSRLVSHMRDQQADFTAVTGDLTNLALNSEVERAGRWLRDLGSAERTAVCPGNHDAYVPGALEYAQNVWGDYLRGETIEGQAFPFVRRIGEMAIVSCSSAVPTPPFFAIGRFEEKQAARLARILKLLGDAGYFRVVLIHHPPNAELQHPSFGLKGHRIFRRVIAEEGAELVLHGHTHRSSIHHIPGKTHEVPVIGVAAASAAQGGTLDDPARYNLFRIEKSGEEWRCTMREYGFQRLGADIVMRMQMRIY
- a CDS encoding excinuclease ABC subunit UvrA — translated: MQDDLYGAIRIRGARENNLKNVSLDIPKRRITVFTGVSGSGKSSLVFGTIAAESQRLINETYPAFVQQFMPSYGQPDADQLENISAAIIVDQQRLGGNSRSTVATVTDAAQMLRVLFSRLAEPRLGPPGLYSYNDPRGMCPDCEGIGQVAAMDMSAVIDESKSLKGGALLPKDFAVDSWYWEIYANSGLFDLDKPIKDYSEEERQNLLHLDDGRKVKVGKIGLTYEGVVAKLKKGLGSKDPENLQPHVLREYEKIFTRATCPACSGTRLNESARTSLVNGKSIADLSAMQVSDLAPFIRAIDAPQVGPMLEALALRLENLVTIGLGYLSLDRESSTLSGGESQRVKMVRHLGSSLTDITYVFDEPSVGLHPHDVGSLATLMTQLRDKGNTVLIVEHKPDMIAIADHVVDMGPHAGSRGGEVVYEGDYPGLLTSSTLTGRHMKKHQSIKTQVRKASGDQLRIEHGKINNLQDVSVNIPRGVLTVVSGVAGSGKSSLIQGCLPKAYPETIIIDQNLARGSRRSNTATYTGLLDGVRKAFAKENGVEASLFSANSKGACPDCNGLGVIYTDLAHLDPMITTCETCEGKRFLPEVLAHQLRGKSIADVYEMSIEEATTYFTEPTLKKTVQGLVDVGLGYLTLGQPLSTLSGGERQRLKLAAELGKKGNIYVLDEPTTGLHMNDVDTLIGLFDRLVDAGSTVVVIEHNLDVISRADWIIDMGPGAGHDGGKVQFEGVPADLVKFKHSLTGQYLAEQTVRT
- a CDS encoding ABC transporter permease, producing the protein MDFLYDVKTSFVREMKPLISGWVWLAFGLVQPLLYIGLFVPLLGDVGGEGVSPLQWFIPGMMVMLTLFGTAMVGWSLTEELMSGVLERFLATPMSRPALLMGRALKEMFPLFFQAVVMIVIAIPFGLKLYPIEMLYGLILLGLFGVGVAALSYALAIAAKDNTSLFYMVSQSVALPLMLLGGVLLPLETGPDWLYIASRFNPLTYLIEAERALFIGQMLNLTVLCGTLVVAGTLLVGLAIGANAIRKASI
- a CDS encoding ATP-binding cassette domain-containing protein, with product MINACDLTRSFKTKAGPVEAVKGLSLDVAEGELVAFLGPNGAGKSTSVRMLTTLLPPSSGSASVAGCDIAGDPAGVRRKIGYVGQGSGAGQYYKLRDELLTQGAAMRMHPEDAKKRADALIGMLELSGMEDRIGSTLSGGQKRRLDVALGLMHSPSLLFLDEPSTGLDPHSRANLWDHVLKLRRQTGMTIFLTTHYLEEADTMAERVMVMDNGQLIADDTPARLKANLAGDRITIGLANSDAAKAAELAKNLPQAREVAVTDCKVEVTVGEGEALLPEFIRRLHEVGVDIASANVRRPTLDDVFLGLTGRTLREAQGTVA
- a CDS encoding TetR/AcrR family transcriptional regulator, translating into MAEDISGKGDPLRSLLLLWGKTEPGKRGPKSKVELKALVAAAVEIADKEGIEAVSTRRVAEAVGISAMSFYTHIPDKAVLIDLMLDAIAAGPVDAPMPVFDPARWRDNITLVATAYRDFYLQHPWALQVSTHRPVLGPNTLRAYEAILIAVDGLGLSEVEMDMTVTLITNYVFGAVRDVARANMVKRQTGLSDDEWWYAIAPFLETIDFSPYPTAARVGPVVGELYGLGDPDLAFTFGLERLLDGIAALVEARA
- a CDS encoding ATP-binding cassette domain-containing protein; protein product: MALLELSGVTKDFGPIRALSDVSFAIQPGEVVGLMGDNGAGKSTLVKIISGIYQPTAGSLHFAGDHAHIHSPGEARRLGIETVYQDLALADNLTAAENIFLGRELKRQVGPFRFLRHAAMNNRAAELFNELKSETRAGDYVRQMSGGQRQAVAIARTRLSDAKLILMDEPTAAISVRQVAEVLNLIHRLKEAGIAVILISHRMPDVFAVCERVIVMRRGTKVADKPIANSSPEEVTALITGAKEAA
- a CDS encoding ABC transporter permease codes for the protein MTDAHASTFTNVRQTRFWQKGFLASQSAYVLAALIVLIVVMSILSPNFMTGGNISNITRNFSFIAIATLGITLVIITGGIDLSVGSTIALSATATSLTMNGLNTVEFYPFPGSALIISLVAGLLAAAAVGLFNGLAVAKLKLSPFVTTLGTLSMVRGLVYVATQGRGTFPAGPDKELFLAVTAGKIFEFVPVSFIYLIICAAVMWVALNHTAWGKHVFAIGSNENAGRLTGVNVDRVKIQVYVLCSLAAGLNGIIISGWLGSAPANLATAYELTIIAAAVIGGANLAGGVGGAAGAIIGCVLIEVIRNGLVLARVDPYWQQTLVGAIIVAAVLVDRLRSSRNG
- a CDS encoding sugar-binding protein, translating into MTKTAIVLGTIASLFLGGTAIAQDSYTFAVVPKAMNNPFFDLTRDGCEARAAELGNVTCLYIGPVEHEATTQAQIIEDLITQGVDGLAISVSDIAAATTVIDRATEAGIAVITFDSDAPDSTRTAYVGTDNKLFGEDLGKLLLQIAPDGGTYGMISGGAAAPNLALRVDGVREALAGSNWTEVPGSPTFSNDDIALAVQQMGDLKTANPDIKAIVPVGGWPMFAPDGWKNFVDQYKADVDSGALALVVADTLPQQLQLLSEGYAHGLVGQRPYEMGVVSMDTLLAIVNGETVDEIIYTGNDIVTADNVDEFLK